Proteins encoded by one window of Acetivibrio thermocellus ATCC 27405:
- a CDS encoding undecaprenyl-diphosphate phosphatase: MAVLELIKAIFLGIVEGITEWLPISSTGHMILVEEFINMNLSDEFMEMFRVVIQLGAIMAVVVLYWNKLFPFSFEDRIQIKKDTFSLWIKVLAATLPAALIGVPFDDKIDELFYNYITVAITLIVYGVLFIIMENRNKSKIPAISTFEELGYKAVLLIGAFQVLALIPGTSRSGATILGAIMIGCSREIAAEFSFYLAIPVMFGASLLKLVKFGFAFSQTELIILLTGMIVAFAVSIFAIKFLMGYIKRNDFKAFGYYRIILGLIVVLYFLAVR; this comes from the coding sequence GTGGCGGTGTTGGAATTAATTAAGGCCATATTTTTAGGCATTGTCGAGGGAATTACGGAATGGCTGCCCATAAGCAGTACCGGGCATATGATTCTGGTGGAAGAGTTTATAAATATGAACTTGTCCGATGAATTTATGGAAATGTTCAGGGTTGTCATACAGCTTGGAGCCATAATGGCAGTGGTTGTTTTATATTGGAACAAGCTTTTCCCTTTTTCTTTCGAAGACAGAATACAAATAAAGAAAGATACTTTTTCCCTGTGGATTAAGGTGCTGGCGGCCACTTTGCCGGCAGCATTGATAGGTGTACCTTTTGATGATAAGATTGATGAATTGTTTTACAACTACATAACGGTTGCCATTACGTTAATTGTTTATGGTGTTCTGTTTATCATTATGGAAAACCGCAACAAATCGAAAATTCCTGCAATCAGCACTTTTGAAGAGCTTGGTTACAAAGCTGTCCTTTTAATCGGAGCATTTCAGGTTCTTGCCCTTATTCCTGGAACATCCCGCTCCGGTGCCACAATTCTTGGAGCAATAATGATTGGATGTTCAAGGGAAATTGCTGCGGAATTTTCCTTCTACCTGGCAATACCCGTTATGTTTGGAGCAAGCCTTCTGAAGTTGGTGAAGTTTGGATTCGCTTTTTCGCAAACAGAGCTGATTATACTTCTTACAGGCATGATTGTTGCCTTTGCTGTTTCGATTTTTGCTATCAAGTTTCTTATGGGATATATCAAGAGAAATGATTTTAAAGCATTCGGTTACTACAGAATTATATTGGGATTAATTGTTGTTCTCTACTTTTTGGCTGTAAGATAA
- a CDS encoding methylenetetrahydrofolate reductase, which yields MLKQKILNRESGIITYGITPPKKNNTEEKIKEISQKHIERISGLDIDGLVIYDLQDEKERVSEERPFPFIETIDPQIYSENYLKDLKIPKIIYRCVGKYTPDEFRRLTRPVSGQDAFSVFVGAASRNQSVLLKLSDAYKIRQDVNPDLLLGGVAIPERHMKNTDEHLRIIDKINKGCKYFITQAVYNVEAAKDFLSDYYYYSKNNNLKMVPIIFTLTPCGSTKTLEFMKWLGISIPRWLENDLMNCEDILNKSVSLSKSIFNELMEFCLEKGIPIGCNIESVSVRKVEIEASIALAKDIKYIMKGI from the coding sequence ATGTTAAAGCAAAAGATATTAAACAGGGAGTCGGGTATTATTACTTACGGAATAACCCCTCCTAAGAAAAACAATACGGAGGAAAAAATAAAAGAAATATCCCAGAAACACATTGAACGCATAAGCGGTCTGGATATTGACGGCTTGGTCATATATGACCTTCAGGATGAAAAAGAGCGTGTTTCCGAAGAAAGGCCGTTTCCCTTTATAGAAACCATTGACCCGCAAATTTACAGTGAAAATTATCTTAAAGATTTAAAAATACCTAAAATCATTTACAGATGTGTCGGCAAGTATACTCCGGACGAGTTTCGCCGGTTGACACGTCCGGTTTCCGGGCAGGATGCCTTTTCTGTCTTTGTGGGGGCGGCTTCAAGAAATCAAAGTGTGCTGCTGAAATTGTCCGATGCCTACAAGATAAGGCAAGATGTAAATCCGGATCTTCTTTTGGGTGGTGTTGCCATACCTGAAAGGCATATGAAAAATACCGATGAACATCTTAGAATAATCGATAAAATTAATAAAGGATGCAAATATTTCATTACTCAAGCCGTATATAATGTTGAGGCTGCAAAGGACTTTCTGTCCGATTATTACTATTACTCAAAAAATAACAACCTTAAAATGGTTCCTATTATATTTACCCTTACCCCCTGCGGCTCGACGAAAACACTGGAATTTATGAAGTGGCTGGGGATCAGTATACCAAGGTGGCTGGAAAATGACCTGATGAACTGTGAGGATATACTGAACAAATCCGTTTCCCTTTCAAAGTCCATATTTAATGAACTGATGGAATTTTGCCTTGAAAAAGGCATTCCCATAGGCTGCAACATCGAAAGCGTGTCGGTTCGCAAAGTTGAAATAGAAGCTTCAATTGCTTTGGCAAAGGATATAAAATACATAATGAAGGGAATATAG
- the cas5 gene encoding CRISPR-associated protein Cas5, protein MYGLIVTLYAKTASFRDPGAQLYHETMSLPPPSTITGIAGAALGLSFEDALAFMKENAVMVGCNGSSEGRGKDLWNYTKIKSGEITNAIIIRNFLADLKVEIFFACEKREVITRLADAFENPVYAITLGNSDEIAKICSIEIFEEISCEKKKILTNTWLPGDYSRKLKVDWEKVKKAKISLTLKPPIVKKLPCDFEFDANGVRKAVKYLDITFMGDNHILETEAEVLVFGNKFAAVMKHEG, encoded by the coding sequence ATGTATGGTTTAATAGTTACACTTTATGCAAAGACTGCTTCTTTCAGGGATCCCGGGGCCCAGCTTTACCATGAGACGATGTCTCTTCCGCCGCCAAGTACTATAACGGGAATCGCAGGAGCGGCTTTGGGTCTTTCTTTTGAGGATGCACTGGCTTTTATGAAAGAAAATGCCGTTATGGTTGGATGCAACGGAAGCAGCGAAGGAAGAGGAAAGGATTTATGGAACTATACAAAGATTAAATCCGGGGAAATTACCAATGCTATTATTATAAGAAATTTTTTGGCGGATTTAAAAGTGGAGATATTCTTTGCATGCGAAAAACGGGAAGTTATAACAAGGCTTGCAGATGCATTCGAAAATCCTGTTTATGCAATAACTTTGGGAAACAGCGATGAAATTGCCAAGATATGTTCTATAGAAATTTTTGAGGAAATAAGTTGCGAGAAAAAGAAAATCCTTACAAATACATGGCTGCCGGGTGATTATTCGAGGAAGCTCAAAGTTGACTGGGAAAAGGTGAAAAAGGCAAAGATAAGTCTTACGCTAAAGCCTCCTATAGTCAAGAAACTGCCTTGTGATTTTGAATTCGATGCCAATGGAGTAAGAAAAGCTGTGAAATATTTGGACATAACCTTTATGGGGGATAACCATATACTGGAGACAGAAGCCGAGGTTCTTGTATTTGGCAATAAATTTGCCGCCGTTATGAAGCACGAGGGATAA
- a CDS encoding MATE family efflux transporter — MLQFLRKRKWSQKYSKQMIWEVISLSWPAFIELVMSTLFSMIDMIMVGRLNSAAITAVGLTTQPFMVLLAIFSAVNVGTTTIVAWNIGAGNTKKANEVARQSIILNFIMGIIISTIGVFMAHDIVVFMGAEADTVKDATVYFQIVSAGLVFQAVNMGVTAALRGAGETTIPMIYNVGSNLFNVLGNYLLIFGKLGLPKLGVAGAAISTSVSRFLACVVGLCVVFFLKWSAISIRLKGSYRINFDIAREIFSIGLPSAMEQFVVQGGLMMFARTVSSLGTVTFAAHQIGLSICGLTFSPSMAFGVAGTTLVGQSLGANDEERAKRYADIIHHMAIAVACFMGLMFILFSYPLACLYTEDLKVAAMASIVLKIMALAQPGQSTQLSLAGVLRGAGDTMFPLYSSIAGIWGFRVVVAYIFVSVFRWGLIGAWVALVLDQYTRAAIVYFRYASGKWKYVKARNQEVEKMRACS, encoded by the coding sequence TTGTTGCAATTTTTGCGTAAACGGAAATGGTCTCAAAAATATTCAAAACAAATGATATGGGAAGTGATATCTCTCTCGTGGCCGGCGTTTATAGAACTGGTTATGTCAACCCTATTTAGCATGATTGACATGATTATGGTGGGGCGGCTCAACTCAGCAGCAATAACTGCGGTTGGACTTACCACCCAGCCTTTTATGGTTTTACTGGCGATATTTTCGGCTGTCAATGTGGGTACAACCACGATTGTGGCATGGAATATTGGCGCCGGCAACACTAAAAAAGCTAATGAGGTTGCACGGCAGTCCATTATTCTGAACTTTATCATGGGAATTATCATAAGCACGATAGGAGTTTTTATGGCTCATGACATTGTAGTCTTTATGGGAGCCGAAGCGGATACTGTGAAGGATGCCACCGTATACTTTCAAATAGTATCTGCCGGACTGGTTTTCCAGGCAGTTAACATGGGGGTTACGGCTGCTCTGAGGGGAGCGGGGGAAACAACGATTCCCATGATATACAATGTAGGTAGTAATCTTTTCAATGTACTGGGAAACTATTTGCTTATATTCGGAAAGCTCGGTTTGCCCAAACTTGGCGTGGCAGGAGCTGCAATTTCCACGTCCGTATCGAGATTTTTAGCGTGTGTGGTTGGTTTGTGTGTAGTATTTTTCTTAAAATGGTCTGCTATCTCAATTAGGCTTAAGGGCAGCTACCGGATAAATTTTGATATTGCCAGAGAAATTTTTTCAATAGGTTTGCCGTCGGCAATGGAACAATTTGTGGTTCAGGGCGGACTTATGATGTTTGCCCGTACGGTTTCAAGCCTGGGTACCGTAACATTTGCCGCTCATCAGATAGGGCTCAGTATTTGCGGACTTACTTTTTCACCCAGCATGGCTTTTGGTGTTGCCGGCACAACTCTGGTGGGACAAAGTCTTGGAGCAAATGACGAGGAACGGGCTAAAAGGTATGCCGATATCATACATCATATGGCTATTGCAGTTGCCTGCTTTATGGGATTGATGTTTATCTTGTTCTCATATCCCCTGGCCTGTCTGTATACAGAAGACCTTAAAGTTGCCGCAATGGCCAGTATTGTGCTTAAAATAATGGCTTTGGCCCAGCCCGGACAATCGACGCAGCTTTCCCTTGCCGGTGTGCTCAGGGGAGCGGGAGATACTATGTTTCCACTATATTCATCTATTGCCGGCATTTGGGGTTTTCGTGTGGTAGTTGCTTATATTTTTGTAAGTGTTTTCCGCTGGGGGCTTATAGGAGCATGGGTTGCTCTCGTGCTGGACCAATATACAAGGGCTGCTATTGTGTATTTTAGGTATGCTTCGGGAAAATGGAAGTATGTTAAGGCAAGAAACCAAGAGGTTGAGAAGATGAGAGCATGTTCATGA
- a CDS encoding chemotaxis protein CheX produces the protein MKAEYINSFYKAAKDVFQLMVDIEPQRGELKLVENLCNNKDANIELGVVGDLKGKILFSFPKDMTLEMVKILSGMEMDKIDNFASSALGEMANIIGGNALTLLSQYNYTCDIVPPQIYIGEYKPNSIGNDKALQLPLLTPIGEFDITILLKENK, from the coding sequence ATGAAAGCAGAATATATAAACTCCTTTTACAAGGCGGCAAAAGATGTGTTCCAGTTGATGGTTGACATTGAACCTCAAAGAGGAGAACTGAAATTGGTGGAAAATTTGTGCAACAATAAAGATGCCAACATTGAGCTTGGAGTAGTTGGAGATTTGAAAGGAAAAATCCTTTTCAGCTTCCCAAAAGATATGACTCTGGAAATGGTCAAAATTTTGTCCGGTATGGAAATGGACAAGATTGACAACTTTGCATCTTCAGCCTTGGGAGAAATGGCGAATATCATCGGAGGAAATGCATTAACACTTTTGTCACAGTACAATTACACCTGCGATATTGTCCCCCCGCAAATTTACATAGGCGAATACAAACCAAATTCCATTGGCAACGACAAAGCTTTACAATTGCCTTTATTAACTCCTATCGGTGAATTTGACATTACCATTCTTTTAAAGGAAAATAAATAA
- a CDS encoding bacteriohemerythrin codes for MMWKEKYKIGVDLIDQQHEELFRRVSEFTRIIRSEENWDARIDKVKETMAFMKDYVVDHFNEEEAYQAKINYPELEAHKKAHASFKEGIENYVKIFEEEGFNEDRIQEFGGKLMTWLIMHVAGMDQKIGEYVKSKGGQIQ; via the coding sequence ATGATGTGGAAAGAAAAATACAAAATCGGCGTAGATTTAATTGACCAGCAGCATGAGGAGCTTTTCAGACGTGTCTCGGAATTTACCAGGATTATCCGAAGTGAAGAAAATTGGGATGCCAGAATTGACAAAGTAAAAGAAACAATGGCTTTTATGAAAGACTATGTAGTTGATCATTTCAACGAAGAAGAAGCCTATCAAGCCAAGATAAATTATCCCGAGCTCGAAGCCCATAAAAAAGCTCATGCAAGTTTCAAAGAAGGCATTGAGAACTATGTCAAAATTTTTGAGGAAGAAGGCTTTAATGAAGACAGGATACAGGAATTCGGCGGTAAACTCATGACGTGGCTCATTATGCATGTTGCGGGTATGGATCAGAAGATAGGTGAATACGTGAAAAGCAAAGGAGGACAAATTCAATGA
- a CDS encoding CRISPR-associated helicase/endonuclease Cas3: MYFAKPVDNYEGTYEYHVKRCAEILEFEIRSKYPAFKRILSSYGFDVEDFIEKMKTAVVFHDFGKLNPYFQEYMKRKIEKKKLSGIKHFRHEVLSCLFLMSNEKSKEAYFPYHILAVLGHHKMLSSDLKSFERERVWQDRWPEISEDAVKHAMEIASEFGIKVDGRSGPQGKSANNYLNALLKLALMLYEKDREKLKVVYSVSKGLLHNCDWIASSNLDYNRVCLIGVSANDIEKKLKEKLEKENKKYVRREFHSICANAVGDVVAIAPTGSGKTEAALMWALNSETTKIIFLMPTMVTSNSLYERLSTHYFPKESCGLSHSGAETYFYKKSKEDDTENDYDWSQILHQKAFIPAVMVSTVDQVLSTEFHTGLWNQKEYALVGSSVIFDEIHAYDGYTIGLITGVIKKIKKYGGRVMLMSATMPKFLRNHFLDLLDSKCLVVAEELMERASNEWAYLDTDLEGIREKVLKEVSEGKKVALIVNDVETAKKEYKYYSKKGFDVLCLHSEFTMKDRQEKEGRLTSKEGNPYRLVISTQVIEVSLDVSFDVMFSECAPIDSLVQRAGRCNRHGLINFGRFYVFNPSDTAVKYVYRKQKDILDKTVEVIRKNSGRLTEKQIMAMVEEVYEGFNLYDEDYKLGIDIVRDIEQRYNFFDVNIFQEDENLSTRKFDVVKVPVIPADEYMEIVEKLFESKDYKMISLYEIPVSISKFKKYIRRLEISNKYNLPIFKIKYSSEYGIDYEEDDSNTCYLY; this comes from the coding sequence ATGTATTTTGCAAAGCCTGTTGACAATTATGAAGGAACATACGAGTATCATGTAAAAAGGTGCGCTGAAATACTGGAGTTTGAAATTAGGTCAAAGTATCCGGCCTTTAAACGAATTCTCTCGAGTTACGGATTTGATGTTGAGGATTTTATTGAAAAAATGAAAACAGCCGTAGTTTTTCATGATTTTGGGAAGCTTAATCCGTATTTTCAAGAATATATGAAAAGAAAAATCGAGAAAAAAAAGCTTTCAGGTATAAAGCATTTTAGGCACGAAGTTCTTTCGTGCCTTTTTCTTATGTCAAATGAGAAGAGTAAAGAAGCCTACTTCCCATATCATATATTGGCGGTGCTTGGACATCACAAAATGCTTTCTTCGGATTTGAAAAGTTTTGAAAGAGAGAGGGTTTGGCAGGACAGGTGGCCTGAGATTTCAGAAGATGCCGTAAAACATGCGATGGAAATTGCTTCTGAGTTTGGGATAAAAGTTGACGGAAGAAGCGGACCGCAAGGGAAGAGTGCCAACAATTATCTGAATGCTTTGTTAAAGTTGGCTTTGATGTTGTATGAGAAAGACAGGGAAAAACTAAAAGTGGTTTATTCTGTATCAAAGGGGCTTTTGCATAACTGTGACTGGATAGCTTCTTCAAATCTTGACTACAATAGGGTATGCCTTATTGGTGTATCTGCCAATGATATTGAAAAGAAGCTTAAGGAAAAGTTGGAGAAAGAGAACAAAAAATATGTAAGAAGAGAGTTTCACTCAATATGTGCCAATGCAGTCGGGGATGTGGTGGCGATTGCACCCACGGGGTCCGGAAAGACTGAGGCGGCATTGATGTGGGCTTTGAATTCCGAAACAACCAAAATTATTTTTCTCATGCCGACAATGGTTACTTCCAACAGCCTTTATGAGAGACTTTCAACCCATTATTTCCCCAAAGAGAGCTGTGGGCTGTCCCATTCAGGGGCGGAAACGTATTTTTATAAAAAGTCTAAAGAAGATGATACGGAAAATGATTATGACTGGTCTCAGATTCTACATCAGAAGGCTTTTATTCCGGCGGTTATGGTTTCGACAGTGGACCAGGTTTTGTCCACGGAATTTCATACAGGATTATGGAATCAGAAGGAATATGCACTGGTCGGAAGTTCGGTGATTTTTGACGAAATACATGCTTATGATGGCTATACCATAGGCCTTATAACCGGGGTTATAAAAAAGATAAAAAAGTATGGCGGCAGGGTCATGCTGATGAGTGCGACCATGCCGAAGTTTTTAAGAAATCATTTTTTAGACCTTCTCGATTCAAAATGTTTGGTTGTTGCAGAGGAGCTTATGGAAAGGGCAAGCAATGAATGGGCATACTTGGATACCGATCTTGAGGGTATAAGGGAAAAGGTACTGAAGGAAGTATCAGAGGGGAAGAAGGTAGCACTTATTGTAAATGATGTGGAAACGGCCAAAAAGGAGTATAAATACTACTCTAAAAAAGGATTTGATGTATTATGTCTTCATTCTGAATTTACAATGAAAGACCGGCAGGAAAAAGAGGGCCGGTTGACATCGAAAGAGGGTAATCCTTACCGGCTTGTGATATCCACCCAAGTTATAGAGGTGTCTCTGGATGTAAGTTTTGATGTTATGTTCTCGGAGTGCGCGCCTATAGACAGCCTGGTGCAGAGGGCGGGAAGGTGTAATCGCCACGGACTCATAAACTTTGGAAGGTTTTATGTTTTTAATCCTTCGGATACTGCTGTAAAATACGTCTATCGAAAACAGAAGGATATTCTTGACAAAACTGTTGAGGTAATAAGGAAAAATTCAGGCAGATTAACTGAGAAGCAAATTATGGCTATGGTTGAGGAAGTTTACGAGGGATTTAATCTGTATGATGAAGATTATAAACTGGGAATTGACATTGTACGGGACATTGAACAGAGATACAACTTTTTTGATGTAAATATTTTCCAAGAAGACGAGAATCTTTCCACACGAAAATTTGATGTTGTTAAAGTTCCAGTTATTCCTGCGGATGAGTATATGGAGATTGTCGAAAAGCTGTTTGAAAGCAAGGATTATAAAATGATATCTCTTTATGAAATACCTGTTTCAATAAGCAAGTTTAAAAAGTATATAAGAAGGCTGGAAATAAGCAATAAATACAATTTGCCTATATTTAAAATAAAGTATAGCAGTGAGTATGGCATTGATTATGAGGAGGATGATTCGAATACCTGTTATTTATATTAG
- the cas4 gene encoding CRISPR-associated protein Cas4 has translation MYEADVRINGTLIWYYFICKREVWLISHGITADQEDENIEIGRFIHENAYSREKKEIDFDNFKVDVADSIDGKIIVQEVKKSSKFKKSARMQLLFYIYEIKKSGIDARGILLFPEERKREEVVLDEASQKELDSVIKDIFKIVNLEKPPIPEKCKYCRNCAYSELCWA, from the coding sequence ATGTATGAAGCGGATGTAAGAATTAATGGTACACTGATATGGTATTACTTCATTTGCAAGCGTGAGGTATGGCTTATTTCCCATGGGATAACTGCGGATCAGGAAGATGAAAACATTGAAATTGGAAGGTTTATTCATGAAAATGCGTATTCAAGAGAGAAAAAAGAAATTGATTTTGACAATTTCAAAGTTGATGTTGCAGACAGTATAGACGGCAAGATTATTGTTCAGGAAGTAAAAAAGTCTTCCAAGTTTAAAAAAAGTGCCCGGATGCAGCTTTTATTCTATATTTACGAGATTAAAAAGTCCGGAATTGATGCTCGGGGAATACTGCTTTTTCCGGAGGAGAGAAAAAGAGAAGAAGTGGTGCTGGATGAAGCTTCCCAAAAAGAGTTGGACTCAGTTATAAAAGATATTTTCAAAATAGTAAATCTTGAAAAACCGCCCATTCCTGAGAAATGCAAATATTGCAGGAATTGTGCGTACTCAGAACTTTGCTGGGCGTAG
- the cas7i gene encoding type I-B CRISPR-associated protein Cas7/Cst2/DevR, whose product MKDAKAITVTYLTKASYSSLNGADKEADNIVSIKKIQMNDGKEYPYCSSQAVRRALREQLASMGWELSETTVAKQKKGAASTLCEPSKYIDDDLFGFMNADSSKTVKRTSPVRVSPLVALEPYGGGMDFGTNYMSVKAGGTPNIFETEIHSGYYVGTVLIELDRVGEKSPGDEYDLSLSQDEKKKRVNALVDAIQNLWTVGRQSRFLSDVSPKFVAAAVLKVKNPIFLECIKIGSSGSVDMSLVKNTVDDFHKQIIDYAIGERKGFFAQDSETALPLGQCFEKIHSWVEEYYKD is encoded by the coding sequence ATGAAAGATGCCAAGGCTATTACTGTTACATATCTTACAAAGGCTTCATATTCTTCACTCAACGGAGCCGACAAGGAAGCGGACAACATTGTAAGCATAAAGAAAATACAGATGAATGACGGAAAGGAATATCCCTATTGCTCATCCCAGGCTGTAAGGCGGGCTTTGAGGGAACAGCTGGCGTCAATGGGATGGGAGCTTTCTGAAACCACGGTGGCAAAGCAAAAGAAGGGAGCTGCGTCCACTTTGTGCGAACCTTCAAAATATATTGATGACGACCTTTTTGGTTTTATGAATGCAGATTCCAGCAAGACTGTAAAAAGGACAAGCCCTGTGAGGGTATCACCCCTTGTAGCGCTGGAGCCGTATGGAGGAGGCATGGATTTTGGAACCAATTATATGTCGGTGAAAGCCGGAGGGACACCGAACATATTTGAAACCGAGATTCATTCCGGATATTATGTGGGTACCGTGTTGATTGAGCTGGACAGGGTTGGGGAGAAGAGTCCCGGAGACGAGTATGACTTGAGTCTCTCACAGGATGAAAAGAAAAAGCGTGTAAATGCGCTTGTTGATGCGATACAGAATTTGTGGACGGTAGGACGCCAAAGCCGTTTCCTAAGCGATGTGTCACCCAAGTTTGTGGCGGCTGCGGTTTTGAAAGTTAAAAACCCTATATTTCTTGAATGCATCAAAATTGGCTCCAGTGGCAGCGTCGACATGAGCCTTGTAAAAAACACCGTCGATGATTTTCATAAACAGATAATTGATTATGCGATAGGAGAAAGAAAAGGATTCTTTGCACAAGACAGCGAAACGGCACTTCCTTTGGGGCAATGCTTTGAAAAAATCCACTCCTGGGTTGAAGAGTATTATAAAGACTAA
- the cas6 gene encoding CRISPR-associated endoribonuclease Cas6, producing MRFKVGIEFDESLELPFNYNKILQGFIYRNIMDKDLARFIHDRGFSYEKRKYKMFTFSRLQGKFSIDSKKKKIIYQSPVELVVSSCYEDFFIDLSLSLLRRDVEIAGHKAYVSKMDIIMEEPKSIQKIRMLSPVTAYSTLDDKRTVYFSPYNHDFKRIIKENLIKKYKAFYKDDSKDNVDFDIELVSDKYAKVISSYDGFIIEGWMGDFVLKGDQEVIKLAYDAGIGGKNSQGFGCFKLI from the coding sequence ATGAGGTTTAAAGTTGGTATTGAATTTGATGAAAGCCTTGAATTGCCGTTCAACTATAATAAAATTCTCCAGGGTTTTATATACAGAAATATCATGGATAAAGACCTGGCACGATTTATACATGACAGAGGATTTTCTTATGAAAAACGTAAGTATAAAATGTTTACATTTTCAAGGCTACAAGGTAAATTTTCAATTGACTCAAAAAAGAAAAAAATTATATATCAATCTCCTGTCGAACTGGTTGTTTCATCCTGCTATGAAGATTTCTTTATTGACTTGTCTTTATCCCTTCTACGAAGAGATGTCGAAATTGCGGGTCATAAAGCTTATGTAAGCAAAATGGATATTATTATGGAAGAACCGAAGAGTATTCAGAAAATAAGGATGCTTTCTCCTGTCACAGCTTACTCCACTCTGGATGACAAACGAACCGTCTACTTTTCTCCGTATAATCACGATTTCAAGAGGATTATAAAAGAAAATTTAATAAAGAAATACAAGGCATTTTACAAGGATGATTCCAAAGACAATGTAGACTTTGACATAGAGCTTGTCTCGGATAAATATGCAAAAGTTATAAGCAGTTATGATGGTTTTATTATAGAGGGGTGGATGGGAGATTTTGTTTTGAAAGGAGATCAGGAAGTCATAAAGCTTGCTTACGATGCGGGGATTGGAGGTAAGAACTCCCAAGGGTTTGGGTGTTTTAAGTTAATATAG
- the cas1b gene encoding type I-B CRISPR-associated endonuclease Cas1b → MKKSAFIFSDGELKRKDSTVLFESEDSKNYLPIEDISDIYIFGEVTVTKKFLELATQKEILLHFYNYNEYYVGTYYPREHYNSGFMILKQAEHYLDEEKRMAIAKKFIHGSVKNMLAVLKYYNNREKDLDRQITAISDLAEKIDEMDEINKLMAIEGNIREIYYGSFDIIVDDEYFEFGKRTKQPPKNRMNSLISFGNSILYTTVLSEIYKTHLDPRIGYLHSTNHRRFTLNLDVAEIFKPIIVDRVIFTLIGKKMLGEKHFEEKAGGIVLNDKGRKQFVAQMLEKLNATLMYKPLGREVSYRRLIRLELYKLEKHLMGEQEYKPYVASW, encoded by the coding sequence ATGAAAAAAAGTGCTTTTATTTTTAGTGACGGAGAGTTGAAAAGGAAGGACAGTACAGTACTTTTCGAGAGCGAAGATTCAAAAAATTATCTTCCGATTGAGGATATCAGCGATATTTATATTTTCGGTGAGGTTACCGTTACAAAGAAGTTTCTGGAGCTGGCAACTCAGAAGGAAATACTTCTTCATTTTTATAACTACAATGAATATTATGTTGGAACTTATTATCCCAGAGAGCATTATAATTCCGGTTTTATGATATTAAAACAGGCGGAGCATTATCTTGATGAGGAGAAGAGAATGGCAATTGCTAAAAAGTTCATACATGGCAGTGTGAAAAACATGCTTGCGGTTTTAAAATACTACAATAACCGGGAAAAAGATTTGGACAGACAGATAACGGCTATTAGTGATTTGGCAGAAAAAATAGATGAGATGGACGAAATCAACAAATTAATGGCTATTGAGGGAAATATAAGAGAGATTTACTATGGTTCCTTCGACATTATAGTAGATGATGAGTATTTTGAGTTTGGTAAAAGAACAAAACAACCACCGAAAAATCGAATGAATTCTTTGATCAGCTTTGGAAACAGCATACTTTATACGACTGTTTTAAGCGAGATATATAAAACTCATTTGGATCCGAGGATAGGATACCTTCATTCTACAAACCACAGAAGATTCACTTTAAATCTTGATGTTGCTGAAATTTTTAAGCCAATCATTGTTGACAGAGTCATTTTTACGTTGATTGGCAAAAAAATGCTGGGAGAAAAGCATTTTGAAGAAAAAGCCGGTGGAATTGTCTTAAACGACAAGGGGCGAAAGCAGTTTGTAGCGCAAATGCTTGAGAAGTTAAATGCAACTTTAATGTATAAGCCCTTGGGGAGAGAAGTATCTTACAGGAGACTTATCAGGTTGGAATTGTATAAGCTTGAGAAACATCTTATGGGAGAGCAGGAATATAAACCATACGTTGCTTCATGGTAA
- the cas2 gene encoding CRISPR-associated endonuclease Cas2 produces the protein MFVIMVYDAGERRNSKVLKVGRKYLHWVQNSVFEGELTEANYHKLKEEVRRKVDNEEDSVIFYKFRTMKYTEREVIGKNVDPNNFIL, from the coding sequence ATGTTTGTGATTATGGTTTATGATGCAGGAGAGAGAAGAAACAGTAAGGTTTTAAAGGTGGGAAGAAAGTACCTTCATTGGGTTCAAAATTCTGTATTTGAGGGTGAGTTGACGGAAGCAAACTATCATAAGCTTAAGGAAGAGGTAAGACGCAAAGTAGACAACGAAGAGGATTCAGTTATATTTTACAAATTCAGAACGATGAAGTATACTGAAAGAGAGGTTATTGGAAAGAATGTTGATCCCAATAATTTTATCCTATGA